In Leucoraja erinacea ecotype New England chromosome 28, Leri_hhj_1, whole genome shotgun sequence, the following are encoded in one genomic region:
- the gemin4 gene encoding LOW QUALITY PROTEIN: gem-associated protein 4 (The sequence of the model RefSeq protein was modified relative to this genomic sequence to represent the inferred CDS: deleted 1 base in 1 codon) produces MEWGSWVCCEKMAVLHGGFLLAQKRTEPAKLLEMKKSDWATLGKPIVNAVREICAGEAGVVQGPGETRLWQKKVLAYVWAKLLNPTSNEPNVKEKVDTESDQRWKEDLFFPAESMIPDINHTVLFELVKSLGASEVFVELLSALPAGTCHLEVTRFVDHVLDGTTDEDVATFLDVWWEALKLYEGPRDEIVRTFGDEVKKYLARASDVFCRSSKRIRLDPDVSLLPSISSPGSLSNLSIPCLFLHGLRKMKARVTPYDYKCSAITKLTDTLRKSLLSDGAIEHSAEVYLQKLSELIVLGNPKAQTLPVAENFVRIVKNAERELGAPYQKSAFQLPQGELAQGIELLAEIFRSWAPEIQTESKKDTNIERRSLALYRTVESLKCLNQVSPLIQNGDMIPQNTKEILSDFILSSCSFVRKCDSYVSLDDAATVDKVKMSVAFAIINNRMERHAEVCEIFASTPGWAFAESGWLNCLERNGEVFRSTDVVLKLAGILKDRSSCTATAQSEVKRFKNVVLDCLSALPLLDKNKALLGVLHAYGGQGLCRDGGAMKEWFEEEVNMVFNCITQSETVNSIDKAVTAVVRVAFLNPETTLQKMCHLAAVNLGAHRLFSQILKNLPALSHEDDRSSEGINILAVCLLETTVDSLATAKAENQFLEFLTSLMEPGEMIDPELPRPLLQPAQVVKIFVLPYLTGGDSNIVFPLKLLNRALKMPVTDDGTKEHWLLACCPFPLVFALSQLLDRCILCWEEDSADMSTRVSIETKSLLTQTLEMVCDAVEQIISVNPETWSTSVHWLYRKAEQLDWTVRLCLKSIFGGHFKFEVPATLFEVCDLSDDGWSPLNLPQYGPGTGLLAWMECCSASTHMMDQMLSHLIIDSKNVEEVNMFSKGFLVALIQLLPWCSSSEWKRLNHIVRSLLQRELLHVPFTLEYVHYLPLLNLQPFAHHLQFSQLLLRAFQLICSHGCSNWLPPAGWTHVARQCASSMSDILESVKCKLKGLGAQNLDANQEALFVIMQLFCHVIHIMVMMPPGTSDSLYYVSLELLSQYETLMSANTSTSGLLNKANEKHFLHSIAENLVSEEQRSILLQKISKIC; encoded by the coding sequence GATCTTGGGTTTGTTGTGAGAAGATGGCTGTCCTCCATGGTGGCTTTCTCTTGGCTCAGAAGAGAACTGAACCAGCAAAGCTTTTGGAAATGAAGAAATCTGACTGGGCAACTCTGGGAAAGCCGATAGTTAATGCTGTGCGTGAGATCTGTGCCGGTGAGGCTGGTGTGGTGCAGGGTCCTGGAGAAACTAGGTTGTGGCAGAAGAAAGTGCTTGCATATGTGTGGGCAAAGCTGCTAAACCCCACCTCAAATGAACCTAATGTGAAGGAGAAGGTGGATACTGAGAGTGACCAGAGATGGAAGGAAGACCTCTTCTTTCCAGCAGAAAGCATGATTCCAGACATAAATCACACCGTCTTATTTGAGCTGGTAAAGTCCTTGGGGGCTTCCGAAGTCTTTGTGGAATTGCTCTCTGCGTTGCCAGCAGGCACGTGCCACCTGGAGGTGACCCGCTTTGTGGACCATGTCCTTGATGGGACTACTGATGAAGATGTGGCCACCTTTCTCGACGTGTGGTGGGAAGCACTGAAGCTGTACGAAGGGCCGAGGGATGAAATTGTTAGAACATTTGGCGACGAGGTTAAAAAATACCTCGCACGTGCGTCCGATGTATTCTGCCGTTCGTCCAAAAGAATCAGACTAGATCCCGATGTGTCGCTGCTCCCTTCCATTAGTTCCCCTGGATCTTTAAGTAACCTGTCCATTCCTTGCCTATTTCTCCATGGACTTAGAAAAATGAAAGCTCGTGTCACACCTTATGATTATAAATGCTCTGCTATAACAAAGTTGACGGATACCTTACGCAAGTCACTCCTTTCTGACGGTGCCATTGAGCATTCTGCTGAGGTTTATTTGCAGAAACTGTCTGAACTGATTGTATTAGGTAATCCTAAAGCCCAAACACTTCCAGTTGCAGAGAACTTTGTACGGATTGTAAAGAACGCAGAGAGGGAGCTGGGAGCCCCATACCAAAAGTCCGCTTTCCAATTGCCACAGGGTGAATTAGCTCAAGGGATTGAATTACTTGCAGAAATCTTCCGGTCATGGGCACCTGAAATTCAGACTGAATCGAAGAAAGACACCAACATTGAGAGGAGAAGCCTTGCTCTGTATAGAACGGTGGAAAGTTTGAAATGCCTAAATCAAGTCAGTCCATTAATTCAAAATGGCGACATGATACCTCAAAATACAAAGGAAATTCTGTCTGATTTCATACTGAGTTCATGCTCCTTTGTGCGGAAGTGTGACTCCTACGTATCGTTGGATGATGCTGCTACTGTTGATAAAGTGAAGATGTCTGTGGCTTTTGCCATAATTAACAATAGAATGGAAAGGCATGCGGAAGTGTGTGAAATATTTGCGTCAACTCCCGGTTGGGCTTTTGCCGAGAGTGGGTGGCTTAATTGCCTGGAGAGAAACGGAGAGGTTTTTCGGAGCACTGATGTAGTTTTGAAGTTAGCTGGGATACTTAAAGACAGGTCATCCTGCACTGCCACTGCCCAGTCAGAGGTCAAACGATTCAAGAATGTGGTTTTGGATTGTCTGTCTGCTCTCCCCCTCTTGGACAAAAACAAAGCTCTTTTGGGGGTGCTGCATGCCTACGGAGGCCAAGGACTCTGCCGAGATGGAGGGGCTATGAAGGAGTGGTTCGAAGAAGAGGTGAACATGGTCTTCAATTGTATTACCCAGAGTGAGACTGTAAATAGTATTGATAAGGCAGTCACTGCCGTCGTAAGGGTTGCTTTTCTCAATCCCGAGACCACCCTGCAGAAGATGTGCCACTTGGCTGCTGTGAATCTGGGAGCTCATCGGCTATTTAGCCAGATCCTGAAGAATCTACCAGCGCTGTCTCATGAAGACGACCGGTCCTCGGAAGGGATAAACATCTTGGCCGTGTGTCTCTTGGAAACCACCGTCGACAGCCTTGCCACCGCCAAGGCGGAGAATCAGTTCCTCGAGTTCCTGACATCTCTGATGGAACCAGGAGAGATGATCGATCCAGAACTTCCACGCCCACTTCTCCAGCCCGCCCAGGTCGTAAAGATATTTGTTCTTCCTTACCTGACCGGAGGTGACTCTAATATCGTGTTTCCCCTCAAGCTTCTCAACAGGGCTCTAAAAATGCCCGTGACTGATGATGGGACCAAGGAGCACTGGCTCCTGGCCTGTTGCCCGTTCCCTCTCGTCTTTGCTCTCTCGCAGCTCCTGGACAGGTGCATCTTGTGCTGGGAGGAGGACAGTGCCGATATGTCTACTCGCGTTTCCATAGAAACGAAGAGTCTCCTCACGCAGACGTTGGAAATGGTCTGCGATGCTGTCGAACAGATCATTTCCGTAAACCCAGAGACATGGTCAACCTCTGTACATTGGCTGTACAGGAAAGCCGAACAGTTGGACTGGACTGTACGCCTTTGCTTGAAGAGCATCTTTGGCGGACATTTTAAGTTCGAGGTGCCTGCCACACTGTTTGAGGTGTGCGACCTCTCGGATGATGGCTGGTCACCACTGAACCTTCCACAGTATGGTCCAGGCACGGGGCTGCTGGCCTGGATGGAGTGCTGCAGTGCTTCTACACACATGATGGACCAGATGCTCTCCCATCTAATAATAGACTCCAAGAACGTGGAGGAGGTCAACATGTTCAGCAAGGGCTTTCTGGTCGCACTGATTCAGCTCCTTCCTTGGTGCAGTTCCAGCGAGTGGAAGCGCCTCAACCACATTGTGAGGAGCCTCCTCCAACGGGAGTTGCTTCACGTGCCGTTTACCCTGGAATACGTCCACTACCTGCCGCTTCTCAACCTGCAGCCCTTTGCACATCACCTGCAGTTCTCTCAGCTTCTTCTCCGAGCCTTCCAGCTCATCTGCAGCCACGGCTGTTCCAACTGGCTGCCGCCCGCGGGGTGGACGCACGTGGCAAGGCAGTGTGCCAGCAGCATGTCGGACATCTTGGAGTCCGTGAAGTGCAAGCTCAAAGGACTGGGAGCTCAGAACCTGGACGCAAACCAGGAGGCCCTCTTTGTAA